CACGACACCGCCCCCGGGGCGGTCGTCGACCGGGTGGGGTTCCTGGGGTTCGTGGAGATCGCGTCCGGCGGCGTCATCGACCGTGGGGACGCGGTGTGGATCGGCGATCGCCGGATCGGCACCGTACTCGGATACGACTCCTGCCATTTCCCCAACCACTACAACATCCTGATCGCCACCGACCGGACGACGACGGGCGCCGAGCTCGGGCTGCGGCCTGCCTTGGAGGTGCGCTTTGGACAGCAACAGCAGTGACCGGCAACCATCCGCGCCGGGCGGGCGGCTGCTGGACACCGTGGACGGGCCGGCGGATCTGAGCCGTCTCGGCCTGCCGGAACTGCGCACACTCGCGCAGGAGATACGCCGGTTCCTCGTCACCGAAGTCTCGCGCACCGGTGGGCATCTGGGTCCCAACCTCGGCGTGGTGGAGCTGACGATCGCTCTGCACCGTGTGTTCGACTCCCCGCGGGACGTGCTGCTGTGGGACACCGGCCATCAGGCCTATGTCCACAAACTGCTCACCGGTCGCAAGGACTTCAGCAGACTGCGGGCCAAGGGCGGGTTGTCCGGCTATCCGTCCCGGTCCGAGTCCGAACACGACGTCATCGAGAACTCGCACGCCTCCACCGCGCTGTCGTACGCGGACGGCCTGGCCACGGCCAACCGGCTGAGGGGATTCCACGACCGGTGCGTGGTGGCGGTGGTCGGTGACGGGGCGCTCACCGGTGGCATGGCCTGGGAGGCCCTGAACAACATCGCCGCCGCCAAGGACCGGCCGTTGGTCATCGTCGTCAACGACAACGAACGCTCCTACGCGCCCACCGTCGGTGGTCTGGCCGACCACCTGGCGACGCTGCGGACGTCGGCCGGCTATGAGGCTTTCCTGCAACGGGGCAAGGAGATCCTCACCGGCGTGCCCTTCGCCGGGCGGACGCTCTACGACGCGCTGCACGGGGCCAAGAAGGGGCTGAAGGACTTTCTCACCCCCCAGGGCCTCTTCGAGGACCTGGGGCTGAAGTACGTGGGCCCTGTCGACGGACACGACCTGGTCGCGCTGGAGACGGCTCTGCGTCGGGCCAAGGGATTCCCCGGTCCCGTGGTCGTCCACTGCCTGACCCGTAAAGGCAAGGGGTACCGGCCGGCGGAGGAGCACCAGGCCGACCGTCTTCACGCCATCGGCCCCAGGCGGGCGGCGCCACGGGCGACCGGTCCGTCGTGGACCTCGGTCTTCTCGGACGAGATCGTCAGGATCGGGGCAGAGCGGCCCGACGTGGTCGCGATCACCGCGGCGATGCGCGAGCCCGTCGGGCTGGAGGCGTTCGCGGCGGCCTTCCCGGAACGCACCTTCGACGTGGGCATCGCCGAACAGCACGCCGTCACCTGCGCGGCCGGACTGGCCGCGGGCGGGATGCACCCGGTGGTCGCCCTCTACGCCACCTTCCTCAACCGGGCCTTCGACCAGGTGCTGATGGATGTGGCCCTGCACAAGGCAGGAGTCACGTTCGTCCTCGACCGGGCCGGCGTCACCGGCAACGACGGGCCGAGCCACCACGGCATGTGGGACATGTCCATACTCCAGGTGGTGCCCGGCCTGCGACTGGCGGCCCCGCGTGACGGGGCCCGGCTGAGGGCCAGGCTGGCTGAGGCCGTGGCCGTTTCCGACGCTCCGACGGTCGTGCGCTACCCGAAGGGCGCCGTGCCGGACGAGGTGCCGGCCGTCGGGCATGTCGACGGCGTCGACATCCTGGCCGGCAGTGCGGAGGCGTCGGCCGACGTCCTGATCGTCTCGGTCGGAGCCATGGCCGCGACCGCTGTGCGGGTCGGCGAGGCGCTCGCCGGTGCGGGTGTCTCGGTGACGGTGGTGGACCCGGAATGGGTCCAGCCTGTCGCACCGGCCCTGACGACCGTGGCCGGCCGGCACGGCCTGGTGGCCGTGCTCGAAGACAACGTGGTCGTCGGCGGCGTGGGCTCGGTTCTCTCCCACACGCTGCGCGAGGCACATGTCAGCACTCCCGTGCTGCAGTTCGGCCTCCCGCGGTGTTTCCTTCCGCACGCGGACCGATCAGAACTGCTCGAAGAAGCCGGCCTGACACCCGACCAGATCTCCCGGTCCCTGCTGGACTCGGTGACCAGGTGTGGGCTGCTTGACGACCGGAGGGCCTCGTGACCTCGATCGCTCTGGGAATGCCGTCCGTTCCGCTGAAACTGGCGCAGCGCCGCAAGAGCCGGCGGATCCAGGTAGGGAAGGTCGCGGTGGGTGGTGACGCGCCGGTGTCGGTGCAGTCGATGACCACGACGGTGACCGCGGATGTGGGTGCGACGCTGCGGCAGATCGCGGAACTGACCGCGTCGGGCTGCGAGATCGTGCGGGTCGCCTGCCCGTCGCAGGACGACGCGGACGCGTTGCCGGAGATCGCGCGCAAGTCGCAGATCCCGGTGATCGCCGACATTCACTTCCAGCCGAAGTACGTGTTCGCCGCGATCGACGCGGGGTGTGCGGCGGTACGGGTGAATCCGGGGAACATCCG
This genomic stretch from Streptomyces sp. Go-475 harbors:
- the dxs gene encoding 1-deoxy-D-xylulose-5-phosphate synthase; this encodes MLDTVDGPADLSRLGLPELRTLAQEIRRFLVTEVSRTGGHLGPNLGVVELTIALHRVFDSPRDVLLWDTGHQAYVHKLLTGRKDFSRLRAKGGLSGYPSRSESEHDVIENSHASTALSYADGLATANRLRGFHDRCVVAVVGDGALTGGMAWEALNNIAAAKDRPLVIVVNDNERSYAPTVGGLADHLATLRTSAGYEAFLQRGKEILTGVPFAGRTLYDALHGAKKGLKDFLTPQGLFEDLGLKYVGPVDGHDLVALETALRRAKGFPGPVVVHCLTRKGKGYRPAEEHQADRLHAIGPRRAAPRATGPSWTSVFSDEIVRIGAERPDVVAITAAMREPVGLEAFAAAFPERTFDVGIAEQHAVTCAAGLAAGGMHPVVALYATFLNRAFDQVLMDVALHKAGVTFVLDRAGVTGNDGPSHHGMWDMSILQVVPGLRLAAPRDGARLRARLAEAVAVSDAPTVVRYPKGAVPDEVPAVGHVDGVDILAGSAEASADVLIVSVGAMAATAVRVGEALAGAGVSVTVVDPEWVQPVAPALTTVAGRHGLVAVLEDNVVVGGVGSVLSHTLREAHVSTPVLQFGLPRCFLPHADRSELLEEAGLTPDQISRSLLDSVTRCGLLDDRRAS